The segment aatttgttttatataatagaataatttaaaaataataatactgaACCAGGTTAAAATAGGCTTTAATTTAACATCTATAATATAGGttaaatttagataaaaatataagtCTATTTTTTAAGCAGAATGGGGTCTAAACATATTAATCGGACCTGAAATTTTGTTAAGACTTAACCTAAACTTGACCGGACATATGAACAACATTAGACTAGTCtaacataattttataaaaatagtcGTATTTGTACTGTAGAGTTAAAACAAAACAAAGGGATTTGATTTGAGCTTTAAAAGTGGTGGCCTTGGCCTAGCAACCAAGCAGGTTTTTTCTGACTTCGGATGCATATTTTACGGTACAAGGAAGGATGTGATATTGATATTGATATCGATGTTGATGTTGATAAACAAACTAGAAAAAATAAAGGTGAATCTTGGTGCTTTTCCTTTTTACACTATTAATTTACTTTAAACAAAGCGCTCCGCaactaatcaaataaaaatattggcCCACTTTCCTTATCTTAAGACTTAAATCCTTCAGCATGAGATGGAAGttgaaaaagagaagaaaaagtaaTAAGCTACAGCCGAACGTAGGAATTTGGGAGGAGCTGCTTGGTGATTGTGACTTGAGAATCTGACATGATGGCCCATCAATATTAATTACCAATGAAACCAACCCATTGTCTGTTATATGGTAACCTACttcttttaatttcttaattaagCAACAGAGAAAAAGGACCGTGCACATTAATAACTAATGGTCTTAAGTGAATCTCTAAAACAGGACAAGCAATATTCTTTGTCATATGAAGGAATGTCATTCGACGGTTTTTATTAGAGAAGCGGTTCAGTATCAGAGACAAAGAgcatcattttaaaaaaaaaatttcatgtaAATGTGGGAAGATGTCTTTGCTGTTCTttagttttaataatttattctgtCTTCTAATCGGATCTCTTATCTTACTAACCTTCGGTGCATCTTTGGCAGATGCTCTAACACCGTCCCTGCAATTCAGTTGTAAAAGGTATTGTCGGCAACACAAGAATCGATCTCGTATAGCTACGTGTGATTAGAGGGGGGCGATTTCCGAACCGTTTATGTAAAAGGGAATATTCCCAATATTACTTCACGCATTACAGATATAGGTTCATCGTTAATATCAAAATCAAATGATAAGGGAAGTTGGGGGCAACAAATCTTATCGTATGAGAATGATTCCCAACTAAGTTTTATTGTTTATATACATATCATCCCAATCAAAGGTACTGTTTTACTGACCTCACTTACTCCTTTATCCTTTCGTCCCTTTACTCTTTACTCGCCCTTGctttttttgtaattaaaaaaaaaaaaagtgggtgGGGTGGTGAAGTCGCATCACGTGTGTGGAAATCTCCCCTCTCTTCCAACTGGTAAAGAAAAGACCATAACTTGGAACAAAAGATGGTGGGGTGAGGTCACTTGCTTATTTCAGAAACActtttttccccttttcttttaagAGAGGCACAGGGCGTAGTTATCTTTCTAGGCGGGTGGTAAGTAAAGAGTAAATACAATATCATTATTTATCCTCATCATTGTTATGTTTTTCCCACGTGGGAGTTGCTTACCTTTGTACTTGTAAATtatgacctttttttttttaaaaggaaaatcATACAGAATTAAACTACACTGGTAAAATTAAAAGCACCCCTAACTTTATCATTACTAAGGCTTTAGGTAATTCGCTCCACTATTAAAGTTGATGCTATGTGGCTCTTTTTATTTGTACTGTTTGCAACAATCGAaagttttttttctcttttttttctacagtagttttttttatgaaataacttTGGACATCATGAATCAGCGAACCAAAATTCAAATAGTTTTTTTATTCGATCTTCAACATTGATCGTTTAGATCGGTTAGGATCTAAAGTATGTTTTTCTACTTGTCAAATTTCAAATTATCACTTAGAGTTCACTGatagaaattttttttagaaaaaacttAACAAGTCAgtgaattaaataaaaactttcgaatagtttactaacttaaacaaaaattttcaaataattcaatgACTAAATTATACTTTTTTTTTAACTAAGTGACCAAAAAAAATACCCATAACTTAGTGATTAATGATgtaatttattattttgtaaaaatttagcggttatatgatattttaaataaagctCGATCTCAATTTCAACATTTAGTGGTTACCTGACCATCAATATAATGCTGCGCCTTCAAATGCTTTTGAGATGCATGCGTATTTCAATACCTTTCATTCCACATAAAGGTCAAGATTATTATGATTTTGGTTCATTAAACATGGAGTAATGAAATAGGAAGATGGCAACCTTACCACTAATTTTCACCCTGTTCGACCAGCCATTAGGTTTAGTTTAGATTTGGTCATAGGTCAAAGTCAGATgttatcaaaatttaggtttatTTACTAGATTCGAGTCTAAAAAGACTTGACttgaataaaaatactaaaactcgaGCATAACtcacttaaattattttttatataaatttttaaaaagataacacatgaaaaatattaaaataattgtttcttaataaattaaaaataagttaaaaaatatttatacttaaataatattaagataagtataacttaacaagcaaatgcctctaaaatagtaacaaaattaacaataaaagaagaattatataatatacaaatgataataacaaaatatatagTGAAAGGGTAGCAAAACaacgataaaattaaaaatagcagtaaaacaataataaaacaataaatttttGTCTTTTACTAATTCGGATTGAAATAAAAATATCTTATTTGAGGCTTGATttgttttttaaatataatttattttttaattaaatccaTTTTTTAAACTTATGTTTTACTCCATCCCTCTTATTTTTCTGATGAGTTGATTACACCCAAGACTAGATTCACGATTAATAGAACTTAGTCTCCACTCTCGAGTACGTCCTCCAAGACTCAGTGTGATAGAGAGACCAACGATTGTACCAAACAAACCCTTCCTTTCAGATGTTGGGACTAAACGACTTTCACCTTTTTAATGGTTCCACTACGATCCCAAGTTGAAACGAGGGCAAGGCCTGAAGTATACCCAATAATGGGCTTCAAACAGACCCATAACTGAAAACATTGCAAGACTGCTCAACTACAACATCAATCATTCAATAATTCACCAACTCAAACCTATCAGAAACAGATAAAAACATAGAGACCTGTCGGAGCTTGCTTTGATGGGTGTTGGCATCACTTACAAAGCAAGATTAGTGGAGAATTCAATTAAGCTATGATTAAATCTTTAATCAAAATCCCTTTTGACTAATCTGGTTTCTATTCAGGTTTAATTATGGCTTTCTTTAATGTCTACTATATTTACAATCGCCAATGGCTTAGGGCTAATTACAGCTGGAGCTCCGTATATTATGTATTACGTATTCATGATAGTCCTACTTTTTATATAATACATATCTAATCATCAATCAATCAATCTTACTTTTAAGGAACGATGAGATGAGATGAGAAATGTGTGTTTGAGTGACTTCATTccactaaatataatataaaaagcaACGCCTTGGTTTCAGCAATTTTTAGCGCTTAAGAAATCAAACTATTCCATTGAAAGAGCTTTCCATTACCAAAATTAATCTCCATCATTTTCACATTTAGGACAATTAATTAATATGATGAATAAAAGTTACAACaaaaataatttggtttaattatgtcacttactctttttttttaaaatttaaaatttaattcctcTACTTTTAGATAGTGCTAAGTGCTTTCTCATTTTATGATTTAAATGGGATGTGATTGTCGGAAAAGTTACTTTATAACATTTAGTATACATTGAAaggtattaattaaaattttacgaAAGTTATATTATCATGTTTGCTTCAAAGTGAGTACTTTCCTAAGAATGTAATAATAATTTATGAATTTacccttattaaataaaaaataatattcatATTATAATAAACTTTATTCTCAACAAATATTTGGAttgaatatttataataaaatttaattgatatttttaatttataatgttaATTGAAAGTAAAATTGTTTCAAATTTGTCCTCCATATATTTTGTAAATAAAATAATGTGCATATAAATAATGAATATATATACTTGTCttggaataaattaaaaaaatatatatatatataatacttgTGAAGAATCCGTTGAAGTAATAAAGAGAATCAAGTGGTAGGGCAAAAGAAGAAGAGGAGGAAGGCAATAGcttcttctattttatttatttttatgattattaatAGAGTAAtaccttaaacaaatataaaatagggttaattttgttttaatattttttttaactttCCAATCCAGAAGGAAAAATAACTTTCCCACATTTTATCACGGAAACTGCATCGCCATGTTCATGAGAAAGTAATTCCAAAGGAAAGTAAATTAAATTTGGCATATCAAATGTTGAGATAACTTTTCAATGGATTAAATTCTCAAGAAAATGACTATTTTCATTATACCAATGCTACCTTATTTTGAAGAATTTGTCCTCTATATTTGTTTGATTTGAAAATTAAAGTCTATTTGATAATTCTACTAATGAGTATTCACTAAATTCAAATATGCAATGTTTCAATATTCAAATGTCTTATTTAAAAGCTAAAAGTCCAATTAATAATACATATTAAGATTTAGAAGTCgattaataatgttattaattagattttaattttaaattaaataagtaaagatattaaattcttaaaatcaaAAGTAAGAAAAGTCGAAAcaacttaaaaaatttaaagataaaaaaGAGAGAATAAAAAAAGAAGGGAGTTGATATAGGGTTTCATTATGAGGACATCCCAAACCATGGCCATCAAAATGCAGGCAAAGCAAGGCAAGCTTAcaactatatacatatatacacatagAGAAGTAATAGTATTCtgcttcattttaatttattagtTTAGGAAATTAGAAGGGCATCATCAGGGGCTTGAAAAGATTGGATAGAAAGCATTGGAAATAAtggatttatttttttatttgtctccctcattaggctttttctttttgaaaattatCTGTCAGTCATACACTAACAATAATATTGCAGCAAATGGCACCCAACTAGTAAAGGTTTGGTATCCATATCTTTCTCTAACCTTGGACATATATGTACACTCCAAAATGAAAAAGCAGTTGTTTAGTTTCTTGAGAGACGAGTCTGTACATGGAGATTAGTTAGGTGTTCATTCGAAAGGTAAACATGAAAAGGGGAAAATTCCATCAAAGTGTCTAATATTTATCATCATTTCATCaaaaacaaatataataataaattaataagcatttaataTTCGATGGGGCGTATCATCATTTTAGTTAAGGAATATAAAGTTTGAAATCTGTAGTCACGATGATAATAAGAAAGTAACCGTTACTGCCCAAAGATTAAGACATAAACGAAGGAAAGAAAGAGGATTATATATGGCAGTGGCTTTCAGTGATTGCTTAAGATTAAGGAAATGTCAGTATTCCTCTCTTTGCGGTCATTTCCTTAAAGAGACCGGCTCTCTCAAATTTGTCTAAGTGGTTTTATTGTTGTTGTTTGGGGAGGGGGGTGTTTTGGCATTATATATGCTACCACCAAGTGCCAACACTGAGACACAAAAGCGCAAAGATGGTGATGGCGGGTCATAGCCATGTATTTGGAGGCGAAGAACAGCTCCCTCTTGCTATTGCTGATCACCCCGACCCTTTTGTGTTAGAGCTCACCCGATTGCAGAACCGACTCAAAGGTCTCTTACACCAACAGTATTACATCTGTGTATCGGCTGCTTCAGTGAAACATGTTTAGGATTATTAGCTCTGAATATTAATTTGTTATTGTTCCAGAAAAGGACCGAAAGTTGGGAGCTGCTCAGGCTGAAATCAAGGCATTGAGAGCAACAGAAGCGCTCAAGGATAAGGTCATAGAAGAGGTAGTGGAAAATCAAAGTTTTAATTGCTATATCAGAAGAATTCTTTGTTAATAAAGTGCTAGCGGCACAGCTATAATATACTGAATACGAATATgtacatgtatgtatatataggCTGTAGTTTCAGTACTGTCACAAGAGAGCAATAAAACACTAGGATCTGTTGAATTATTTGAAATTACAGGATGAAGTTTGTAATCAGATTCTGTGGGTATATTTGTAATTCTTTTTGCAGCTCGGTGAAGAAGTTCAAACGTTGGATGAGAAACACAGGGTCGCTGAGAATCTGCTCCAACAAAAGGTTCGTCTACTTTATGGAATTCTTGGATTCTGCATGTTTGTATATGCATGTGTGTGTGTATAAGTAATGAAACTTAAATTCTATTCGATGTAGAATCTCGAAATGAAGAAACTGGCAGATGAGAAGAAAGATGCAGTGGCTGCACAATTTGCTGCGGAAGCAACTCTCAGAAGAGTTTATGCAAGTCAAAAGGATGATGAGGATGTGTCTATGGAGTCAATCATTGCTCCTCTTAAGGCTGAGATTAAAATGTACAAAAATGAGGTAGGGTAGGGAAGGATTTGTGGGAAAATATGTAGTGCTCCAAATGTATTAAACATACTAGCCTCATCATCATGCTCCACTTCCACTCTCAGATTGCAGTGCTCCACCAGGATAAGAAGGCTTTGGAACGTCTCACAAAGTCAAAGGAATTAGCTTTGATCGAAGCAGAGAGGATTTTGCGATCTGCTTTAGAAAGGGCTTTAATAGTTGAGGAAGTTCAAAACCAAAACTTGGAGTTAAGGAGGCAGATTGAGATTTGCCAGGCAAGTTTAGCTTTGACAGTTTGGTTATTGAATAATTAGAGGGGTTCCAGAATTTTAGCCTATGATCAAAATGTACCCTCAACTTTATCATTATGCATTGCAGGAGGAGAACAAAATCCTTGAGAAAACTAATCGCCAAAAGGTCTTGGAGATTGAAAAGCTTAGCCAAACCATTAAGGAACTTGAAGAGGCCATTTTGGTTGGTGGGGCTGCTGCTAATTCTATCCGTGACTGTCGGCGACAGATTTCTCAACTTCGGGTAGGTGCCATGCTCTCACTCTGATTCATGGAAGTGGTATAAGTTACTAAGTGGAATGACTCAATTATTCAGGAGGAAAAGAGGACACTTGAGAGGGAGCTCGCTAGAGTTAAAGTTTTGGCAAACCGTGTAGCGACCGTGGTGGCTAATGAATGGAAGGACGAAAATGACAAAGTAATGCCTGTCAAGCAATGGTTGGAGGACAGAAGGCTGCTGCAGGTAATTCTTTCATAACAAACTTCTTAAGCAAGCAATGTCAGTGACTTAATGGTGAAGTTAGCCTCGAACATAACTTATTGAACAATGAAACATAATGATGAGGTATTTACAGGCAGAGATGCAAAGATTGAAGGACAAACTATCTATGTCAGTGAGAACAGCAAAGGCAGAAGCACAGCTTAAGGTGAAATTTGATTTGCTGACCCGAGATAGCTCAATTGAATCTTTTTTAAATGCACTATTTCTCAAGCTCAATGTAACTATCTATGCATTAGGATAAGTTCAAGCTAAGGCTCAAGATTTTGGAAGATGGATTAAAACATATATCAAGTATCTCAATCAATCCTAATGCATCTTACGGGTCCCCAAAACCAGAAAAGTCCAGTAACATCTTAGGATTTTTAACAAGCACCGGTGGACTAAAGAAGAGGTCTACCTCTCAGCCAAGGGCTTCTACCATCAGTACAAGTTCTTCCCTGCAACGGCCAAGGGCAACATCAGGAGAAAACATGGTAAGAAAAAAATTGTGGGCATCTAGGTGTAAGGTTGCTGATAGCAATGAGAAGGAAAATGCAGAAATGAAGGTAAACGGGGACAGCAGTGTACGCAAAGACGGTGACACAAAAGATTCGGCCGAAATAAAAAGTAATGGAGGTAGCAATGAACAGACAGGAAACAGAGGAATTGCTGATAGCAATGCCGAAGATATGGTTTCAGGATTTTTGTATGATAGGCTTCAGAAAGAGGTCATCAATTTAAGAAAGTTGTGTGAGGCTAAAGACAGTAGTTTGAATACTAAAGATGAAGAAATAAAGGTGAAGAAACACCAGTAAATTTTCTGCTGTTTTTAGATACTCACAATGCACAAGCATGAGTTACCGAACATATGTTAATTGTCTACAGATGCTCATGAAGAAGGTTGAAGCATTCTCAAGAGCCATGGAAGTGGAGGCTAAACGGGTGAAGAGAGAATCACTAgcgaaagaaaaggaaaatggaTCAGCGAAAATGGGTGATGATACCAAAAAGATGAAACACAAAAAGTCCTCTAAGACCAGAAGGTTGGTTTTAACTTTAAATTCCTCCTTATTGTTCTATTTCATAATGTCTACCAGAAAGATGTTTCATTTCATTACAAACATTTTtgcatttaaatataatttttaacgcATTGGATGGTCTGGAAGTAGCAGGGGTAACCCAAACATCTTGATCTTGAAGACTCCCATGAAGGGTGGATGTTGAAGAAAACTTGGAAattgatttgattcttgttctgtGTTTGTAGTTTTCAATTCACTGTAAATTATTGTTGAATTTTTTTGCTGATGGTAGGTAGCTAGTTAAAATAAAGTTAAATGATTGATGAAATTGGGTCTGTAAAAAAAAGGGTTTGGCTGTGGGTGAACGTTGGAGATCTAAACTTGTAACATCCTAGGAATAG is part of the Gossypium arboreum isolate Shixiya-1 chromosome 5, ASM2569848v2, whole genome shotgun sequence genome and harbors:
- the LOC108452338 gene encoding microtubule-associated protein 70-5-like isoform X2, whose amino-acid sequence is MVMAGHSHVFGGEEQLPLAIADHPDPFVLELTRLQNRLKEKDRKLGAAQAEIKALRATEALKDKVIEELGEEVQTLDEKHRVAENLLQQKNLEMKKLADEKKDAVAAQFAAEATLRRVYASQKDDEDVSMESIIAPLKAEIKMYKNEIAVLHQDKKALERLTKSKELALIEAERILRSALERALIVEEVQNQNLELRRQIEICQEENKILEKTNRQKVLEIEKLSQTIKELEEAILVGGAAANSIRDCRRQISQLREEKRTLERELARVKVLANRVATVVANEWKDENDKVMPVKQWLEDRRLLQAEMQRLKDKLSMSVRTAKAEAQLKDKFKLRLKILEDGLKHISSISINPNASYGSPKPEKSSNILGFLTSTGGLKKRSTSQPRASTISTSSSLQRPRATSGENMVRKKLWASRCKVADSNEKENAEMKVNGDSSVRKDGDTKDSAEIKSNGGSNEQTGNRGIADSNAEDMVSGFLYDRLQKEVINLRKLCEAKDSSLNTKDEEIKMLMKKVEAFSRAMEVEAKRVKRESLAKEKENGSAKMGDDTKKMKHKKSSKTRSFLF
- the LOC108452338 gene encoding microtubule-associated protein 70-5-like isoform X3 is translated as MVMAGHSHVFGGEEQLPLAIADHPDPFVLELTRLQNRLKEKDRKLGAAQAEIKALRATEALKDKVIEELGEEVQTLDEKHRVAENLLQQKNLEMKKLADEKKDAVAAQFAAEATLRRVYASQKDDEDVSMESIIAPLKAEIKMYKNEIAVLHQDKKALERLTKSKELALIEAERILRSALERALIVEEVQNQNLELRRQIEICQEENKILEKTNRQKVLEIEKLSQTIKELEEAILVGGAAANSIRDCRRQISQLREEKRTLERELARVKVLANRVATVVANEWKDENDKVMPVKQWLEDRRLLQAEMQRLKDKLSMSVRTAKAEAQLKDKFKLRLKILEDGLKHISSISINPNASYGSPKPEKSSNILGFLTSTGGLKKRSTSQPRASTISTSSSLQRPRATSGENMVRKKLWASRCKVADSNEKENAEMKVNGDSSVRKDGDTKDSAEIKSNGGSNEQTGNRGIADSNAEDMVSGFLYDRLQKEVINLRKLCEAKDSSLNTKDEEIKMLMKKVEAFSRAMEVEAKRVKRESLAKEKENGSAKMGDDTKKMKHKKSSKTRSSRGNPNILILKTPMKGGC
- the LOC108452338 gene encoding microtubule-associated protein 70-5-like isoform X1; translated protein: MVMAGHSHVFGGEEQLPLAIADHPDPFVLELTRLQNRLKEKDRKLGAAQAEIKALRATEALKDKVIEELGEEVQTLDEKHRVAENLLQQKNLEMKKLADEKKDAVAAQFAAEATLRRVYASQKDDEDVSMESIIAPLKAEIKMYKNEIAVLHQDKKALERLTKSKELALIEAERILRSALERALIVEEVQNQNLELRRQIEICQEENKILEKTNRQKVLEIEKLSQTIKELEEAILVGGAAANSIRDCRRQISQLREEKRTLERELARVKVLANRVATVVANEWKDENDKVMPVKQWLEDRRLLQAEMQRLKDKLSMSVRTAKAEAQLKDKFKLRLKILEDGLKHISSISINPNASYGSPKPEKSSNILGFLTSTGGLKKRSTSQPRASTISTSSSLQRPRATSGENMVRKKLWASRCKVADSNEKENAEMKVNGDSSVRKDGDTKDSAEIKSNGGSNEQTGNRGIADSNAEDMVSGFLYDRLQKEVINLRKLCEAKDSSLNTKDEEIKMLMKKVEAFSRAMEVEAKRVKRESLAKEKENGSAKMGDDTKKMKHKKSSKTRSRGNPNILILKTPMKGGC